CCACAACCCACACTGGATGTGGCCGAAGATGGCTTGGTAGAGTCGGGACGCGTCCCCGGTGGCATTTTCGGTTGTCACAAACGGAAAGTGTCCCCTACCGGGGACGCTTTCTCATACTTTGTGTCAGGCCGTCAGGTTCCGACCCTCATTTCCTTTACATCTCCATCTCGGAGTTTCAGATCCCTCCTCAGGACCCGCTGACAGAATGGGGCCTTTGGATATTGATGTCAAGACTTAATACATTAGAAATGAAGCTCTTGCCACTTGAAGGGGACAAAAATCAAATCTTGCAAGCAAGCTTGCATGCTTGCAAGCAAGCGAAGAAAGAAAACAACGAGGAGCTGATTTAAATCAGCTCCTTTTTCATTATATATCCCTCTCTATTCTTTGATAAGCTCTGTCACGACCAGGGGACAGAATTGGAATCAAGCCAGCTGCTCTCCGACCGGCCTGAGCAGCGGAAAGGCGGCAACCGTGTCCTGATCCAGATCACAGGCGGCTTCCAGCGCGGTCACGGTACGGTCCAGTTCGGCAATCAGGGCCAGCAGCCGAGGTTGCCCTGCCGCGCCAGGGGCCAGGCGGTAGGCGCGCACCAGCAGCCGGTAGTACTGCAGGGTCCCATGCTGGCCCTGGTTGAACCGGTCGAAGAAGGCGGCCCGTGTCTCGGCCGTGTCGCCCGCCGTGAGCACGTCGGTCAGGATGCTGCGGGCATTGTGCAGCTTGTCGGCGGCGCTGACGAGCAGGGCCGAGGCGTCCTTGACGTGTTCGCGGCTTACCAGCTTGTGGAGGTACTCTCCCTTGCGCTGCTCCCAGGGGGCTTTCCTGCCGTTCACCAGCGGCGTTTCCTCGGTGGCCCCCAACACCAGCCGGGCCACTTCGGTGTCGAATTCGCGGCGAATATGGTCTTCCAGCTCCTGACGCTTTTTAGCCCGCATCGTTTCCTCAGGCTCCAGGTTTTCCGGACCGTCTTCCAGGGCGTCATGCAGCAGGGCGGCGATGGCCTCATCCTCGGACGCGCCGAACTCCAACGCCACAGAGGCCACGCCCATCAGGTGGGAGATGTAGGGAATGCGCGTGCCCTTGCGGTACTGCCCGGTGTGCCACTTGTGGGCCAGGGTGAGCGCTTTGATAAACCGGTCGGTGAGGGGAAAGGCGGTTGCTGGAGTCTCCATGCCCCGATGTTATGTGGCCTGCCAGCGCCGACTTGCCTCATTTGTGCCTTGCGGCGGTTACTCCTCGAACAACCCGACCTGCCGCGCCCCCTGCGCCCGCTGAAGCTTCTGCTCCTCCAGCTTCTTCAAGGCGTCCTCGAAACTGCTGGCCTGCGGAATCCCGTCCTCTGGCGGACGGCCCCGTCCCCTGGGGGTAACGTCGGCCGCAACGCTGACTGGCTCTGAAACTGGCACGGTGTCCGTTTCCGGTTGCACCTTGCGGGGCCGTCCACGCCGCTTCGGTTCACTGCCGTCCGCCGCAGCTTTCGGAGTAGTCTCCGCGCTGCTGGCCCTAACTGCTTTCGGCTTCCGTCTGGCCCCCGTGCCTTCTGCGACTCGCGCCGCCCGGATGCGTTCCAGCAGCAAGAATCTCTCCGGGGCCGTGTCACGGACGGGCAGCCGTCTGAACTGGGGCATCTCCGGCAGTATGACGGCCGCGCGGGGACGACGTGACCGCAGGTGCGCCGTCCCCGCGCGGCATGTGAGCGTGCCTCCAGGCCCGTCCAGGGGCAGAATGCGGGCACTGTGCCCCCACTCACTCTGGATGATCTCTTCGCGGAGGCGAACTTCACGCCCAACGCCCCGCAGCGCGCCGCGATCCTGCACACCGACGGACCGCTCTTCCTCGTGGCCGGGCCAGGGTCGGGGAAGACCCGCGTGCTGCTGTGGCGCACCGTGAACCTGATGGTCTTCCACGGCGTTCAGCCGGAGGAGATCTTCCTGGCGACCTTCACCGAGAAGGCCGCCAAGCAGCTCCGGGACGGCCTACTCTCCCTGCTCGGCCTCGTCACGAACCGCACGGGGCAACCTTTCGATCTCTCCCAGATGTACATCGGGACCGTGCACTCCCTGTGCAACCGGTTGCTCACCGACCGGGCCTTTTCCCCGGGACGGCAGCGGTCACAGTCCCCGGTCGTGATGGACGCCCTGGAGCAGTACTTCCACCTGTACCGCAAGCGGTTCTGGCGGGACGCCCTGAGTCACCTCGGCATCGAGGACGACCTGGAAGTCGTGCAGGAACGCCTGAACCTCGTGTTCGGCAACCGGGGCGCGTCACGGCACAAGGCCGTCGTGGCCCTGCAGAGTCTCTTCAACCGCTTCAGTGAGGAGAACCTGGCCCCGGATGACCTCCTCACGCAGAACACCAACCCCGACCTAGACCTCCCCCTGAGGCTGTACGCGTACTACCTGTCCACGCTCGGGCAGTCCGTGGATCTCTCATTGCTGCAGCAGGCGGCTTATAAGGTCGTGGCGGCGAACCCGCAGGCGAGCAGCCTCTTCAAGTACGTCACGGTGGACGAGTACCAGGACACGAACGCGATTCAGGAGAAGCTGTACTTCGCGCTGGCCAGGTGCGGCAATATCTGCGTGGTGGGAGACGACGAGCAGGCGCTGTACCGCTTCCGGGGCGCGACCGTGGAGAACTTCGTACAGTTCCCGGACCGCTGCCAGCAGCACCTGAGCCGCACGCCGACCCGCATCGCCCTGAACACGAACTACCGGTCCAGGAAGGGCGTGGTGGACTTCTACACGGGCTACATGGACGGTGGGCACTGGGCGAGGCCGGGTGGCGGCGCGTACCGCATCGAAGGGAAAGGCATCCAGGCGCACAGCGCTGACGCCAGGCCCTCCGTGGCGGTGAGCAGCTCGGCGGGACCGGAGAGCGTCTGCATCGAAATCGCGGCGCTGATCCGGTCCCTGATCGACTCCGGCAAGGTGCAGGACGCCAACCAGATCGCGTGTCTCTTCCCGTCCGTGAAATCGTCCGCCGCGCAGCGCCTGACCAAGGCGCTCGCGGACGTGGACCTGAAGGTCTACTCCCCCCGGGCCGGGCGGTTCATCGAGACGGACGAGGCGACCCTGATGCTCGGTCTGATGATCCAGGTGCTGGGCCGCACGCCCCGCGAGATCGAATTCAACGGGGGGGACTACAAGCTCTACCACGACTGGCTCGACGCCGCTGAGAAGGAAGCCAGGGACGTCATCCGGGCCGACCCCCGCCTGGCCAGTTTCGTGCAGGACCGCAAGGCCGAGATCGCCGGGGTCCGCCGGGACTACCAGGCGTTCATGACCGTCCTGGAGAAGCAGGGCTGGGCGGCCATCAGCCCGTACGACCCGGCGAAGCACAAGCGGGCCCTAATGGACGCCCCCGGCCTGAGCAACCGGGCCAGGACCGGCATCGGGAACCAGCACTTCGACCGGGTGGCGCGTGAACGGCAGGCGGAAGGGAAACCGGTCACGCTGAGTTACGCCGTCAACCGGGCCACGTCGCTCGACTGGACGGTCCTCGATCTCTTCTACCGACTCACGGCCTTCCAGCCGTTCAAGGGCATGTTCGACCTCGCCGAGCAGGGCCGGGACGAGGGGCCGGTCACGACCCTCAGCCTGGTGTCGCAACTCGTCTCCCGCTTCATGGAGGAGACGCAGACGATCCTTACGGCGCACTCCTTCGAGAACGACCTGCTGCGCAACCAGTTCGTCGGGTCGTACCTCTTCGCGCTCTTCCGCCTCGGCGAAGGCGAGTACGAGGACGAGGAAGTGCCCTTCCCGAAGGGCCGCATTCCGTTCCTGACCGTCCACCAGAGCAAGGGCCTGGAATTCCCGGTGGTGGTGCTGGGCAGCGTCATGAAGAAGGACATGGGACCGCAGACGGTCGAGGTGCTCATCCGGCCCTTCCTGAGCGGCGACAACGAACCCCTGGAGAAGGTCAGTCAGTTCGACACCATGCGGATGTTCTACGTGGCCCTCAGCCGCGCGCAGAACCTCCTCGTCGTCGGGCACATCAAGGGCCGGGGGTACTCCACTCACGACTCGTTCAAAACGCTCCTGGACGGGAACGTCACCCGCATCCCCGATCTGGACCTCAGCACCGTGCCGGCCGCAGGGGCCGAGTCGGACGACACCATGCGCAGCTACTCGTACACGGCCGACTACCTGCGGTACCTCGAGTGCCCCAGGTCGTACATGATCTTCCGGAAGTACGACTTCGCGGATTCCCGCACCGGGGGCATGTTCTTCGGGAACCTCGTGCACCAGACGATCGAGGACCTGCACAACCGCGTGATCGCCCTGCGCGAAGGAGTGACCGCATGACACAGAGCATGGAGGACTTCATCACGGACGCGTTCGAGCAGAACTACGAACGCATCCGCCTCGAAACCGGCCGGGCCGTGACGCCCAACATCAAGGAAGCCGCCAGGGAACAGGTGCTGCTGTACTACCGGCGCATGCGGGACGTGGCAGACGGCGTCACCGACACCGAGGTGAAACTCACCCTCCCCGAACAGCGCACGCCGCAGCAGCGCAAGTTCACGCTCGAAGGCGTCGTCGACATCGTCCGCGAAGGCGACCGGACCACCATGTACGACGTCAAGACGCACCTGGACGCCGACGCTGCCGCCGGGCAACTCGATCAATACGTGCAGCAACTGAACCTCTACGCCCACATCTGGCAGGGCCTGCGTGGGGAAGCGCTGGACGAGACTGCTATCATCGCGACCCGTCCCACGCGGGAACTCCGCCAGGCGCTCCGCAGCGGGGACGACCGGGTGATCGACGCGGCCATTCTGAAGTGGCGACCTTGTCTGAACATTCCCCTGGACGAACACGCCGTTGAGGACACCGTCCAGCGGTTCGGCACTGTGGTGGACCGCATTGAGGAACGCCACTTCATGCCCCCGGCCGTGGAGAAACTGAAAGCCCCGATCCGCCCCGGTGCGCGGCAGCCCTTCGGGACGGCCGTGTGCGCCAACTGCGACGTGCGCTTTACCTGCGACAGTTACCGCCAGTTCCGGTTGCAGACCACACCGGGAATGAACCCGGAACGGGTGCTGCAGGACGCCATGAACGAGTACGCGGCCAGTAGCGAGCAGGGGCAGTGGGTGGATGCGAACATGGAAACCCTAAACCGCGACAGGCTGCCCGACGCTGAAGACATTGACCGGGGTGACGTATGAACGGACAGGCATTCAAAGATTTTCTCAATCAGCAAAAGCAGATTCGGACTGCTCACCGGTCCGCTATCGAGAAGTACATCCAGGCCATCACGAAGACCCTGTCGGACGAACAGAGCAAAAGCGGCGCGTACTACTCTTCCAGTTCTATAGACGTGATCCAGCCGCCAGAGCTGGACGAGGGGTACATCAGCTTTACGCTGAAAGTCCTGTCGAGCTCACTGCCGATGGGATTGAAGCTGACGTCAGAGGGCGTGTTCGTCCTGCGGTGCCTAGGCAAAGAGGTCGAGACGACCACGCCGCCCGACACCATTCAATTCATCTACCAGTGTCTCTGCGAGTTGGAATCAACAGCCACCGCACTCCAGAGAGGCTGGGCGGACGACCCTGCAGCCAACTCCTCGCAGCGAACTGAAACGCCCCCGTTGGCACAGCCTGCCCCTAACGCCGTCACGTAAGGAAAACTCCATGATTGAAGAATTGAAACGCCCAGATCGACTGGACGAGGACCGCATCGAGGCCATCAAAGCCCTGTTCCCTGAGGCCTTCCCTGATGGACGATTCAACCCGCAGGCCCTCAAAGAATTGCTTGAAGATCCGAACGAAGCGGTCGGGCAGGATGCAGACTTCTATGGGCTGAGCTGGCCTGGCAAGAAGCAGGCGCGCAAGCGAGCCGCATCTGCACCGACCGTAACGCTTGCCCCAAAACCCGGCGAGGGAGAAAACGAGCAGTCCACCAGAAATGTGATCATCGAAGGGGACAACCTGGAAGTGATGCAGGCGCTTCTTAGGGCATACGCGGGGAAGGTGAAACTGATTTACATCGATCCGCCCTATAACACTGGCAACGACTTCGTGTACCGCGACGATTTCAAGTCGTCTACGGAAGCGTACCTGGAGGAGACAGGGCAGCGTGACGTTGAGGGCTTACTCGTCAGCAATCCGCGCACCGGCGGACGCTTTCATGCCAACTGGCTCAACATGATTTATCCGCGTCTTAAGATGGCTCACTCGCTGCTTATGGACGATGGTTTAATTTTCATATCTATTGACGACAATGAGTTAAACAATCTTCGACTTGTCTGCGGTGAAGTATTTGGTGATGAAAATTTCATTGGCAATATTGTATGGCAAAAGAAGTATGCTCCTGCGAACGATACCGTGAATCTATCATATATGCACGAATATATTATGGTATATGCTAAGCAAAAAAAGTATAGCGACGCTGGAAGGCAGATCGCGTTGATTAGTAAGATGGCGCGTAGCGAAGCGCAAAATGCACTTTACAAAAATCCCGACGGAGATCCTCGAGGGGACTGGGCATCAGACAACTATACTTGTAATAAAACGGCCGAAGAGAGGCCGAACTTATTTTATCCCATCATACAACCTAAAACTGGTAAGGAGATTTGGCCGAGCAGATCAAGGGTCTGGGCATATTCACAGATTGAGCACCAAAAACATATTGAAGAGGGGAGGCTTTGGTGGGGAATAAATAAGGAAAACGAAACTCCACGGTATAAAAGATACCTTTCTGACGTAGGAGGAGTCGTTAGCGATACGTGGTGGTCTCATGACAAAGTCGGCCATAGCGATGAAGCAAAGAAGGAATTCAAAGCATTGTTCTCTGAGGCGACCGATGCCTTTGACACGCCAAAGCCCACGCGAATGATCAAGCGCATCGTAGAACTAGCAACTACTGGCGTTGATGGACATATCGTGCTGGATTTCTTTGCTGGCTCGGGTACGACTGGACAGGCTGTGATGGAAGTCAACGATGCAGACGATGGAGATAGACGCTTCATTCTAGTCCAAGCACCAGAAGCCAGCAAACCCGGCTCAGAAGCCATGAAGGCTGGGTTGTCCACTATTAGCAAAGTGACCGCCGAGCGTGTGCGTCGGGCTGCCAAAAAAATTAAAGCAGAGAGCAAGGCGGACCGGGGCTTCCGGGTCTACCAGACCACACCTTCAAATTTACGGAAGTACCGACCAATTACGGTTCAAAACGTTGCCGAGCTTGGCGGCCTGGACTTCAAGGGCTCGGGAGCTCTCGTGCCTGACTTCAACTCCCAGAACGTCATCACGGAGATGATGTTGCTGGAAGGTTTCCCGCTGGACAGCAGGATCGAGCAGGCGCCCGAGTTCAGCGACCAAGTGTATGTCGTGTCGCACCCGGAGCGCAGCCACCGCCTGCTGATTTCCCTGACGGCCGACAAGCTGCTCGATGAAACGGTCGAGCAGGCCAGCCAGTACCCGAAGGACACGTTCATCTGCCTGGAATCGAGCCTGACGGATCAGAGCAAGATCCGCCTGGCGGACGCCGTGGCAAAAGTGAAAACCCTGTAATGCCCTCACTCAACGGAATGAATATGCTGAACATCACGTCACGACGCGCGTCCCTGCTGGTCACCCTCGCCCTGTCCACCCTGGTCTCCTGCGCTCCGAAAGACTTCCGTCCTCAAGTTGCCCAGAAGGTCGTCATCAAGCAGGGGGGAGCCGTCACCCTGCAGGTGTCCGTCGAGCGTGACGAGGGTCTGAAAGGACCCGTGACCGTGTCCCTGCGGAACCTGCCGGAGGGCGTGACGGGTTCGACCACCACGCTGGCAGAGACGCAGACGAGTGGTCAGATTGCGCTGAAGGCCACCGCCAGCGCCCCGTTGAAGCAGGCCGCGAGCGCGGCTCCTGCCGCTGAGGGTGCCGCGACTGCGGTGGACGGCCAGCCTGCCGTGGTGTTCTCCGCGGACGGCAAGACCCACGAGCTGCCGCTGGCCTTCGCGGTGCAGGCGCTCTCCGGGTCGTCCGACAAGACGTTCGGGTCGGGTGGGGTCATGCAGATGAAGCTGGGCGTCTTCCTCAAGCGCGATCATGCCAACGCGCTGGCGGCCACGGCGGACGAGAAGATCCTCGTGGGGGGCCAGAAAGACGAACGGTTCGCGGTGTACCGCCTCAACCGAAATGGCACCGTCGATAAGGGCTTCGGGAAGGAAGGCCTTGCCGTGGGCACCGGCGCGAAGGGCACTGTCTACAAACTGCTGGTGCTGCCGGATGGCGGTGTCATCGCGGTCGGAAGTGACCAGTACGAATCGGCCGGGCTCGTGCTGGCGAAGTTCACGAAAGACGGGAAGCTCGACACGACGTTCGGGAAGGGGGGCGTGGTCAACTACGCCGTCAATGGTCTGGAGTACCACGGCCTGAGAGACGCGGCTGTGCAGTCTGACGGCAAGGTTGTGGCTGTCGGGAGCGCTGGAACAGAAATGGGCGGGTCTGGTGGCCTCACGAACGGGAAGTCACTTGTCGTGCGGTTCAATCCGGACGGCAGTGTGGACCGGACGTTCGGGAGCGGTGGGCGCATCGTCGGGGGGATCCAGGAATACGGATCTGCAAATGACGTCGAACTAGGAGACGCAGACACGCTTCTTGTCGTGGGAACGGCCTACACCCAGTACGGCGACTGGGAGACCAGAAATCCAAATATCTTCTACCTGGCCAGGTACCTGAGTGACGGGTCGCCAGATACCTCGTTCGGGAACAATGGGTTCGTGACCTTCTCCGCACGGGATGAGGACACGGACGTGTACGGCACGGGCGTCAGCCTCCTGCCCGACGGCAAGATGCTGACGATCGCCAACGTCACCAGGATGGATATGAACACGTTCGACTCCATGAACCAGATTCGCGTGGCCCAGTACCTCCCAGACGGCGCGCGGGACACTGAGTTCGGTGAAGAAGGTGCGGTGACGTACGACTTCGGTCACTCCGCTTACGGCATCGATCTCGCGGCCACCAAGGACGGCTTCGTCCTGACCGCTACAGTGCAACCTGAGAAGTCGGCAGAAAGTGCTCCATCCCTGGTGAAGCTCAGCAAGGCGGGCCTGGTGGACGAGTCGTTCAACTTCGACGGCCGGGTCGGCATCGGGACACTCGACGATCCGCTGAATCCAGTCGTCCTGAACAGCGGCCAGATCGTGGCGGGCACCAGCCTTAGCCCCTTTTTCCAGGATTACGACGACAACGACGACGCGGCCAAAGTGAACGTGGAACTCGTCAGGATCAACCCATGAGCGCCTGGATCACCGCTGGAGGCCACGGCAATGGCTTTTGAGTTCAAATTCAGTGCCGATCAGCCGCACCAGAAAGCGGCGCTGGACGGCGTGCTCGAACTGTTTGAGGGCTTCTCGGCCTCCCACACTGAAGGCACAATCCTCGATGAGGTCTTCCCGAACCTGCCGGACGCGGAGATGCTGGACGAGGAGTGGCTGGCCGAGAACCTGGGATTCGTTCAGGGGCAGCACAACACGCAGTACCCGGCGGCACCCGTCCCGATGCGGGGTCTGGAGATGGGAGCCGAGGCGGACGGCATGATGCTCGACGGGGTCAGCAACGATTCCCACCGGGCGCCGCACTTCACGGTGGAGATGGAGACCGGCACCGGGAAGACGTATGTGTATTTCCGGTCGATGCACGAGCTGTACCGCCGGCATGGGTTCCGGAAGTTCATCATTGTGGTGCCGAGCGTGGCGATCCTGGAAGGGGTCAAGAAATCCTTCGAGATCACCCGGAAGCATTTCGAGCAACTGTACGGCGTGACGAACTTCCGCCTGATCGAGTACGACGGGGCGAGGCTGGGGCAGCTGCGGAACTTCGCGCAGAGTCAGACGCCGGTGGTCATGGTGATGACCATGCAGAGCTTCAACACGGCCGGCCGCAACTTCTACAAGCCGACCGAGAAGCTCGCCGGGGCCCGCCTGCCCTACCAGTGGGTGCAGGAGACGCGCCCGGTGGTGATTCTGGACGAACCGCAGAACATGGGCAGCGATAAGGCCAAGGAGGCCATCCGGACCCTCAAGCCGCTGTTCGTGCTGCGCTACTCGGCCACGCACCGTCCGGGGGAGACGCCCAACACCGTCTACCGCCTCACGCCGCTGGAGGCGTTCCGGCAGGGACTCGTCAAGCAGATCGAGGTGGTGGGCATCAGTGACCTCTCCGGGCTGAACGTGCCGCAGTTCCGCATCGAGGAGATCACCCGCAACCCGATCACCGCGAAGGTCAAGACGGTGGTCATGCAGGACGGCGTGGGCAGTGAGCAGGTCGTCACCCTGAAATCCGGCGATGACCTCTTCAAGAAGACAAAGAACCCCGACCATCAGGGGTTCGTCGTAGAGAGCATCGGCGTGGCGAAAGACGACCTGCCGGGGTTCGTGCGGTTCGAGAACGGTGAGGAGTTCGGCACCGGGGACGAGGTGATCGGGTCCCGGACGGAGATCTGGCGAGCGCAGATCCGCGAGACCATCCAGACGCACTTCGAGCGGCAGCGACAGCTCCGAGGCAAGGGCGTCAAGGTGCTGTCGCTGTTCTTCATCGACCGGGTCGCGAACTACCAGGGGCAGCCCGGCACCATCCGCAAGCTGTTCGAGGAGGAGTACGCGAAACTCCAGCCGATGTACGCGGACGGGCCGGTGCTGGACGCCAGGGACGTTCACCGGGGGTACTTCGCCTCGAAGAGGGTCAAGGACCGGGAAGTGGTGAGTGACGAGCTGCAGAAGGCCGATAGTGACGAGGCGAAGGAGACCTTCAAACTCATCATGCGGGAGAAGGAGCGCCTGCTGTCGTTCGAGGAACCGGTCTCGTTCATCTTCGCGCACAGCGCCCTGAAAGAAGGCTGGGACAACCCGAACGTCTTCCAGATCTGCACGCTGAACCAGACGGTGAGCAGCACCAAGAAACGCCAGGAGATCGGGCGTGGCCTGCGCCTGTGCGTGGACCAGGACGGGAACCGCCCCGAGGGGTTCAACCTGAACATCCTGACGGTGATCGCCAACGAGAGTTACGAGTCGTACGTGGCGAACCTGCAGCAGAACTATGCGGATGACGGGGAGGGAGCGCCCCCGCCGCCGAAGAAACCGTCGCAGGCGGTCGCCAGGCGCCGGGACGAGCTGTTCCAGGGTGAGGCGTTTCAGGCGTTCTGGCAGAAGCTCTGCAAGCGGCTCGCGTACCGCATCGAGGTGGACACGGACGTGCTGGTGGACGAGGCCGTGGCCGCGCTGAAGACGGCAAAGTTCCCGCAACCGGTGATGACGGTCAGCCGGGGGCAGTTCATCGTCCGGCAGTACGAAGTGCGACTCGAGAAGGTGATCGGTGAGGCCGCTGTACTGCAGATTCACACCCGCGATTCCCGGGCCGAATCACAACCGTCACTAGGGTTGACGTCCGCGTCGACCTCGCAGCAGCAGGTGGTCCTCCACGAGAAGCAGGACCTCAGCACGAAGTTCCCGGTGGGCGACGCACGCCGTCAGCACTTCCGCAAGTGGAAATTGCAGCGCGTCTGGGAGCAGTACGGTGAGGCCCGCATCAAGTTCGACAACGAGGTGGAGGTCAGCCCGAGCGAACCGTACCGCTTCGAAGTGCAGGTGACGCTGCCCAGGGAGACAGTCACCGTGCAGGCCGAAGCGCACGCGCAGCCCATCCCGGACTTCATCGGCCGGGCCGCCGGGGAGACGGATCTCACGCGGGCGACGCTCATCCACATCTTCCAGAGTCTCCCGGACGACGTGAAGGAGAAACTGCTGATCAACCCGGAAGGCTGGACGAACGTCTTCGTCGCGACGCTCCAGGACGTGCTGGCCGACCACGTGGCACGCCGCGTGGAGTACTTCGGCGAGACGTCCGACATCGGCCCGGCCGAGGAGTTCTTTGGTGCGGAAGTGAAGCAGCCGCAGCGGGAACTGATCGAGGATCAGACCGGGAAGGCCCTGTACGACCGGGTGCAGATCGACTCGGACGTCGAGCGGACCTTCGTGGAGCAGTCCCTCCGGAGCGACGGGGATCACATCGCGGTGTACTTCAAGTTCCCCCCGAAGTTCAAACTGGGCCTGCCCCGCGTGATCGGGAACTACAACCCGGACTGGGGCGTCGTGCGGCTCGCGGGTGAGCACACCCGCGTGGAACTCGTCCGCGAAACGAAGGGATCGGAGAACGAGGCGACGCTGCGGTTCGAGAGCGAGAAACGGAAGATCCGGGCCGCGAGGCGGTACTTTGCGGCGCTGGGCATCGACTACCGGGTGGTGACCGGTGAGACAGGACGCTACTGGGACGCAGAAGGTACGCCGGCCGCTGGGGCTCCTGGTCTGTTCGGCGGTGTCGGTGGGTGAATGACCCCGCTGGCGGTCGAGTCCGCTGGTCGAAGTCGATATGGTTACGGTGGCGTCACCTCGAGGGCTTCTGCTTCAGGTGGTGACGCCCGGCCCCTTCCTGGCTTGGCATGTTCTAAACGGCGTAGGATATTTAGCGTGTCTAGCCCTCTAATTTTAAGTTGCTCCAATATTTCACTACATGATCAGCATTTGTTACGGTCATCTGGGACAATTGGGGAGCGTGCTCAGGAGGCCAGATGTGCGATGGCCAGCCGCGCACTTTCGTCGGCCATGTGGATAACATATCGGGATTTTGCAATGTCAGCAGATCACGCCATATGCACAGGCGCCGTAGGTGCATTGGAGAGGGCACATGAAGAGAGCGCCAAAGCCAAGGTGAAGCAAGCTCTGAGGATATGTGACTGCTTAATGCACTGACAAAGTTTGGATATAACTGTAGTCGGTTTAGGATGTCTGTTGGATTTAAATTTCCTGTGCGCATTAAGTCGGTGGACCCAAGTACCAATTGCGGCGTCAGTCGTTTTGGTTCTTGAAGTAGTGTCAAAAATATATTGGCCAGTGCGGGACGCAGCGTAGGTGCTGCTTGCACTGCCCAGAATAGGGTCGGCCCACCTTCCATCACCAGAAGTTTGAGCCAATCGCCTGGTTCAACCTTGACTGATCCAATCAACACCTGTGTAACTAGAATCGCTGCCCCTTGTTGATGTCCTTCATTGACAGCGGCCATTACTGCGGTAAGTGCCCCCATACCTTGTGTTTTGATGAGCTGAGTCAGATGTGTAGACAGTATGGGCGACATGCCTCGACCTTCCGTAGAGGGCTTCAGTAATAAATCGAATGCAGCACGCACAACATACCAGGGCACTGTCGGGTTTTGCGCAGATGTAGTCTCTACTATCGGATCAATGAGTTGCTCAACGACTTGTTGGGAACTTTGGTTGAGCGCCTCCAAAACAACCTCATGCACCTTCATTTGGAAAAACTCACGACTTCGTTCAATCCGTCGGGACGCGAAGGTTTGATGCAAATGCATTTCTAATCCTGCAGGATCTGGGCTCCA
The genomic region above belongs to Deinococcus aerophilus and contains:
- a CDS encoding site-specific DNA-methyltransferase, which encodes MIEELKRPDRLDEDRIEAIKALFPEAFPDGRFNPQALKELLEDPNEAVGQDADFYGLSWPGKKQARKRAASAPTVTLAPKPGEGENEQSTRNVIIEGDNLEVMQALLRAYAGKVKLIYIDPPYNTGNDFVYRDDFKSSTEAYLEETGQRDVEGLLVSNPRTGGRFHANWLNMIYPRLKMAHSLLMDDGLIFISIDDNELNNLRLVCGEVFGDENFIGNIVWQKKYAPANDTVNLSYMHEYIMVYAKQKKYSDAGRQIALISKMARSEAQNALYKNPDGDPRGDWASDNYTCNKTAEERPNLFYPIIQPKTGKEIWPSRSRVWAYSQIEHQKHIEEGRLWWGINKENETPRYKRYLSDVGGVVSDTWWSHDKVGHSDEAKKEFKALFSEATDAFDTPKPTRMIKRIVELATTGVDGHIVLDFFAGSGTTGQAVMEVNDADDGDRRFILVQAPEASKPGSEAMKAGLSTISKVTAERVRRAAKKIKAESKADRGFRVYQTTPSNLRKYRPITVQNVAELGGLDFKGSGALVPDFNSQNVITEMMLLEGFPLDSRIEQAPEFSDQVYVVSHPERSHRLLISLTADKLLDETVEQASQYPKDTFICLESSLTDQSKIRLADAVAKVKTL
- a CDS encoding HD domain-containing protein, with product METPATAFPLTDRFIKALTLAHKWHTGQYRKGTRIPYISHLMGVASVALEFGASEDEAIAALLHDALEDGPENLEPEETMRAKKRQELEDHIRREFDTEVARLVLGATEETPLVNGRKAPWEQRKGEYLHKLVSREHVKDASALLVSAADKLHNARSILTDVLTAGDTAETRAAFFDRFNQGQHGTLQYYRLLVRAYRLAPGAAGQPRLLALIAELDRTVTALEAACDLDQDTVAAFPLLRPVGEQLA
- a CDS encoding UvrD-helicase domain-containing protein, coding for MPPLTLDDLFAEANFTPNAPQRAAILHTDGPLFLVAGPGSGKTRVLLWRTVNLMVFHGVQPEEIFLATFTEKAAKQLRDGLLSLLGLVTNRTGQPFDLSQMYIGTVHSLCNRLLTDRAFSPGRQRSQSPVVMDALEQYFHLYRKRFWRDALSHLGIEDDLEVVQERLNLVFGNRGASRHKAVVALQSLFNRFSEENLAPDDLLTQNTNPDLDLPLRLYAYYLSTLGQSVDLSLLQQAAYKVVAANPQASSLFKYVTVDEYQDTNAIQEKLYFALARCGNICVVGDDEQALYRFRGATVENFVQFPDRCQQHLSRTPTRIALNTNYRSRKGVVDFYTGYMDGGHWARPGGGAYRIEGKGIQAHSADARPSVAVSSSAGPESVCIEIAALIRSLIDSGKVQDANQIACLFPSVKSSAAQRLTKALADVDLKVYSPRAGRFIETDEATLMLGLMIQVLGRTPREIEFNGGDYKLYHDWLDAAEKEARDVIRADPRLASFVQDRKAEIAGVRRDYQAFMTVLEKQGWAAISPYDPAKHKRALMDAPGLSNRARTGIGNQHFDRVARERQAEGKPVTLSYAVNRATSLDWTVLDLFYRLTAFQPFKGMFDLAEQGRDEGPVTTLSLVSQLVSRFMEETQTILTAHSFENDLLRNQFVGSYLFALFRLGEGEYEDEEVPFPKGRIPFLTVHQSKGLEFPVVVLGSVMKKDMGPQTVEVLIRPFLSGDNEPLEKVSQFDTMRMFYVALSRAQNLLVVGHIKGRGYSTHDSFKTLLDGNVTRIPDLDLSTVPAAGAESDDTMRSYSYTADYLRYLECPRSYMIFRKYDFADSRTGGMFFGNLVHQTIEDLHNRVIALREGVTA
- a CDS encoding PD-(D/E)XK nuclease family protein; its protein translation is MTQSMEDFITDAFEQNYERIRLETGRAVTPNIKEAAREQVLLYYRRMRDVADGVTDTEVKLTLPEQRTPQQRKFTLEGVVDIVREGDRTTMYDVKTHLDADAAAGQLDQYVQQLNLYAHIWQGLRGEALDETAIIATRPTRELRQALRSGDDRVIDAAILKWRPCLNIPLDEHAVEDTVQRFGTVVDRIEERHFMPPAVEKLKAPIRPGARQPFGTAVCANCDVRFTCDSYRQFRLQTTPGMNPERVLQDAMNEYAASSEQGQWVDANMETLNRDRLPDAEDIDRGDV